From a region of the Gavia stellata isolate bGavSte3 chromosome 32, bGavSte3.hap2, whole genome shotgun sequence genome:
- the LOC104251576 gene encoding scaffold attachment factor B1 isoform X1 yields MAESQSAAGQGENASLGGSGVSSSESENRRRLSELRVIDLRAELKRRSLDSGGNKSVLMERLKKAIEEEGGNPDEIPVVSENIMKKTPKRSSKGRRPDEEGVEDNGLEEDSGDGQEDIEASLDNLQDIDMMDISVLDEADIDNGNAVDCGEDYSADNILDSLSDSKENTDAEVKELPDQPTEYAVGNLEASPQFSEIKEESREIPVVMVEVEDVGNSLDASSSDLTVIKELQELPLEPENEKILDILGETCKSELLNEETSEAERPHAQEASNVVPGKRLAEEEDALAAAQLEEDALDLDSKSAQAMARKEAKRLVVAKGETSEQTIEEEKPDSESLVVETLRDQSSKRSQGLEASSGETAEKGAGPEAKDSKEDAKKTEDKANSEESPATKESSTSEGGDQKKSPVEEDRDTKIISKDEKGRAGSGSGRNLWVSGLSSSTRATDLKNLFSKYGKVVGAKVVTNARSPGARCYGFVTMSTAEEATKCINHLHRTELHGKMISVEKAKNEPAGKKPSDKKEGETRKEKDRHHSAESKSEKSVGIKKEEKTDKKDDAKKSEKDGKDEKEGKEKDEQKAGSSDRSRASKSASRGTERTVIMDKSKGEPVISVKTSTSKERSTKSQDRKSESKEKQDILSFDKIKEQRERERQRQREREIRETERRRERERREREQRLQAIHERDERQRLQRERERLEFQRQRLDRERLERERLERERIHIEQERRREQERIQREREELRRQQEQLRYEQERRSAMRRPYDADGRRDDPYWPEAKRMSMDDRYHSEFSRQDRFHDFDHRDRGRYQDHCLDRRDGSRGIPDRDGQHYPDERHGGPDRHSRDGWGGYGSDRRMSEGRGIPPQTRDGRDWGDHGRKLEGHQDRSWQGNVDGGMMGRDHERWQGGDRSMPGQSGPGHVMNRGGMSGRGGFTQVGNQSQMMQSSGIQGVFAGQERTNRPTEPRFTRRY; encoded by the exons ATGGCGGAGAGTCAGTCAGCGGCCGGGCAGGGAGAAAATGCGTCCCTGGGTGGGTCTGGAGTCTCCAGTTCGGAGTCTGAAAACCGGCggcggctgagcgagctgcgCGTGATAGACTTGCGGGCTGAACTCAAGCGCCGCAGTTTGGACAGTGGTGGAAACAAGAGCGTCCTCATGGAGCGACTCAAGAAG GCTAttgaggaggaaggggggaatCCTGATGAAATTCCAGTGGTTTCAGAAAATATCATGAAGAAAACtccaaaaagaagcagcaaag GACGTAGACCAGATGAAGAGGGAGTAGAAGATAATGGCCTGGAAGAGGATTCGGGAGATGGACAG gaggATATTGAAGCAAGTTTGGATAACTTGCAGGATATTGACATGATGGATATTAGTGTGTTAGATGAAGCTGACATAGATAATGGCAATGCGGTAGATTGCGGAGAGGATTACAGTGCTGATAATATTCTTGACTCACTGTCTGAtagtaaagaaaatactgatgCAGAAGTGAAAGAACTTCCAGATCAGCCTACAGAATATGCTGTAGGTAACTTGGAGGCATCCCcacaattttcagaaattaaagaagAATCAAGAGAAATACCAGTAGTGATG GTAGAGGTTGAAGATGTTGGAAACAGTTTAGATGCTTCTTCATCTGATTTAACTGTAATAAAG GAACTTCAAGAGTTACCTTTGGAGCCAG aaaatgagaaaatactcGACATTTTGGGGGAAACTTGTAAATCTGAACTACTTAACGAAGAAACTTCCGAAGCAGAGCGGCCGCATGCACAGGAAGCAAGTAACGTGGTGCCAGGCAAGAGGCTAGCAGAGGAAGAGGACGCTCTTGCTGCCGCTCAGTTGGAGGAAGATGCTTTAGATTTGGACAGCAAATCAGCACAAGCTATGGCAAGGAAGGAAGCAAAGCGTTTAGTTGTAGCAAAAGGGGAGACAAGTGAACAGACAATAGAGGAAGAGAAACCGGACTCTGAATCTTTAGTAGTAGAGACCCTAAGAGATCAGAGTAGCAAACGCTCCCAAGGCCTGGAAGCCTCTAGTGGGGAAACAGCGGAAAAAGGCGCAGGTCCCGAAGCCAAAGATAGCAAAGAAGATGCCAAGAAAACGGAAGACAAAGCTAATTCTGAGGAATCCCCTGCTACTAAAGAGTCCTCAACCAGTGAGGGCGGTGATCAGAAAaagag CCCTGTTGAGGAGGACAGAGATACAAAGATAATCTCAAAAGACGAGAAAG GCCGTGCGGGTAGTGGTTCTGGCAGAAATTTGTGGGTTAGTGGACTTTCATCCTCTACTAGAGCTACAGACTTGAAGAATCTTTTCAGCAAGTATGGAAAG gtgGTCGGTGCAAAAGTAGTGACAAATGCTCGCAGTCCTGGTGCCCGCTGTTATGGCTTTGTTACAATGTCTACAGCTGAAGAAGCCACTAAGTGTATCAATCATCTCCACAGAACAGAGCTGCATGGAAAAATGATTTCTGTAGAAAAG GCAAAAAATGAACCAGCTGGGAAAAAGCCTTCAGACAAAAAGGAAGGTgaaacaaggaaggaaaaagacagGCACCATTCTGCAGAGTCCAAATCTGAGAA GTCTGTTGGTAttaagaaggaggagaagactGACAAAAAAGATGATGCtaagaaatcagaaaaagatggaaaagatgaaaaagaaggaaaagagaaagatgaacAAAAGGCTGGATCCTCTGATAGATCTAGGGCAAGCAAATCAG caAGTCGAGGAACAGAAAGGACGGTGATAATGGACAAATCTAAAGGAGAACCAGTTATTAGTGTGAAAACTTCTACATCAAAAGAGAGG AGTACAAAAAGCCAGGATCGCAAATCTgagagcaaagaaaagcaagatattttatcatttgataaaataaaagaacagcGAGAACGTGAACGTCAGAGACAGAGGGAGCGAGAAATCAGGGAAACAGAAAGACGCCG agagagagagaggcgaGAACGCGAACAACGTCTTCAAGCTATTCATGAGCGGGATGAAAGACAGAGGCTCCAGAGAGAGCGAGAACGACTTGAATTTCAAAGGCAGCGTCTTGACAGAGAGCGCTTGGAGAGGGAGAGattggagagagaaagaatacACATAGAGCAGGAAAGGAGACGAGAACAGGAACGAATCCAGCgagagagggaagagctgcGACGTCAGCAGGAACAGCTACGCTACGAACAAGAACGGCGATCTGCCATGAGAAGGCCTTATGATGCTGACGGCAG GCGAGATGACCCGTACTGGCCAGAGGCGAAACGAATGTCAATGGATGATAGGTATCATTCTGAATTTAGTCGTCAAGACCGCTTCCACGACTTTGACCATAGGGATCGTGGCCGATACCAAGATCATTGTTTGGACAG AAGAGACGGTTCGAGAGGAATACCAGATAGAGATGGGCAG CATTACCCAGATGAACGCCACGGAGGACCCGATCGTCACTCCAGGGATGGTTGGGGTGGCTATGGGTCTGACAGAAGAATGAGTGAAGGGAGAGGGATACCTCCACAAACCCG agatggACGTGACTGGGGAGATCATGGTCGAAAGTTAGAGGGGCACCAAGATCGTTCATGGCAGGGAAATGTGGATGGAGGAATGATGGGACGGGATCATGAGAGATGGCAAG gtgGTGATAGAAGCATGCCTGGTCAGTCAGGACCAGGCCATGTGATGAATCGAGGAGGGATGTCAGG GCGTGGAGGCTTCACGCAAGTTGGAAACCAGAGCCAGATGATGCAGAGTAGCGGAATACAAGGAGTGTTTGCGGGCCAGGAGCGGACAAACAGACCGACTGAACCCCGTTTTACCCGCCGCTACTGA